One window of Paenibacillus albicereus genomic DNA carries:
- a CDS encoding ribonuclease domain-containing protein, translating into MRRGWFRSACLLLLLTLLFAAGCALQTEDGSGSRAGSDTGGSANSFAAIIGHLQEHGELPEHFLTKAEARKRGWDAKSCNLADVLPGASIGGDRFQNREGLLPAKSGRVWREADADYASGCRNAKRVVYSSDGLYYVTEDHYKSFRKWTDS; encoded by the coding sequence ATGAGGCGCGGCTGGTTCCGCTCCGCCTGCCTGCTGCTGCTGCTGACGCTCCTGTTCGCCGCGGGCTGCGCCCTCCAGACAGAGGACGGCTCCGGCTCCCGCGCCGGGTCGGACACCGGCGGCTCGGCCAACAGCTTCGCGGCCATCATCGGCCATCTGCAGGAGCACGGCGAGCTGCCGGAGCATTTCCTGACCAAGGCGGAAGCCCGCAAGCGAGGGTGGGACGCGAAGTCCTGCAATCTCGCCGACGTGCTGCCCGGAGCGAGCATCGGCGGCGATCGCTTCCAGAACCGCGAAGGCCTGCTGCCGGCCAAGTCCGGCCGGGTATGGAGGGAAGCGGATGCCGACTATGCGTCGGGCTGCCGCAATGCGAAGCGGGTCGTCTACTCGAGCGACGGGCTCTATTATGTGACGGAGGATCACTACAAGTCGTTCCGGAAATGGACGGACTCGTAG
- a CDS encoding response regulator has translation MTNQSGGARILLIEDEPQLRKLLRMTLQAHGYDVLESAAGEDGLAQAAARHPDLVLLDLGLPDVAGLDVLQRLREWSHVPVVVLTAKDGEEDKIEALDGGADDYVTKPFGMGELVARIRVALRHAAGGAAAEPVLRFGRLTIDLAQRMVELSGERVKLTPTEYDLLKTLARHAGKVMTQKQLLRQVWGPGHVESEGHYLRVYVGHLRKKLEDNAADPLYIATEPGIGYRFLAGEREGESPE, from the coding sequence ATGACGAACCAATCAGGCGGAGCCCGCATCCTGCTGATCGAGGACGAGCCGCAGCTCCGCAAGCTGCTGCGGATGACGCTGCAAGCGCATGGCTACGACGTGCTGGAGAGCGCGGCGGGCGAGGACGGGCTGGCCCAGGCGGCGGCGCGGCATCCCGATCTCGTGCTGCTTGACCTTGGACTGCCGGACGTGGCGGGGCTGGACGTGCTGCAGCGGCTGCGGGAATGGTCGCATGTGCCGGTCGTCGTCTTGACGGCCAAGGACGGCGAGGAGGACAAGATCGAAGCGCTCGACGGCGGGGCGGACGACTACGTGACCAAGCCGTTCGGCATGGGCGAGCTGGTGGCGCGCATCCGCGTCGCGCTGCGGCATGCGGCGGGAGGCGCGGCTGCGGAGCCGGTGCTGCGGTTCGGGCGGCTGACGATCGATCTGGCGCAGCGGATGGTGGAGCTGTCGGGAGAGCGGGTCAAGCTGACTCCGACCGAATACGACCTGCTCAAGACGCTGGCCCGCCACGCGGGCAAGGTGATGACGCAGAAGCAGCTGCTCCGTCAAGTATGGGGGCCGGGCCATGTCGAGTCGGAAGGCCATTACTTGCGCGTCTATGTCGGGCATCTGCGCAAGAAGCTCGAGGACAATGCGGCCGACCCGCTCTACATCGCGACGGAGCCGGGCATCGGCTACCGCTTCTTGGCGGGCGAGCGGGAAGGCGAGTCTCCAGAATGA
- a CDS encoding barstar family protein has protein sequence MRELLLDGSKLHDWDDIHDWFAEQLGFPDYYGRNLDALWDCLGDYAAPPLRLRWRGFEESQARLGPDGAQSLLQLLRDAETELDGFTVVVE, from the coding sequence ATGAGAGAGCTGCTGCTGGACGGAAGCAAGCTGCACGATTGGGACGACATTCACGATTGGTTCGCCGAGCAGCTCGGCTTTCCCGACTATTATGGACGAAACCTGGATGCCCTGTGGGACTGCCTCGGCGACTATGCGGCGCCTCCGCTCCGCTTGCGGTGGCGAGGCTTCGAGGAGAGCCAGGCCCGCCTTGGACCGGATGGCGCGCAGTCGCTCCTGCAGCTGCTGCGCGATGCCGAGACGGAGCTGGACGGCTTCACGGTGGTCGTAGAATGA
- a CDS encoding C40 family peptidase — MNNSWVSRNKIKVVLSAAIAFGAVGGAWIPASQTASAAVSYSTQITYGVNMRAQASADSDKIRMLKKGEKVHVVGQANAYWLHVLTPRGESGYISSSDRYSTYSAPGGATGGTASPGVSSKRDQVVSIAQSYKGRVSYSYGTRNEARLLFDCSSFTQFVYGKAGVSLKWGTSVQKSQGKAVSRANLQKGDLIFFDTIGSNNGAINHVGIYMGNGQFIHNTPSAKGVAINSLTSGWWKDRYVSSRSVI, encoded by the coding sequence ATGAACAACAGTTGGGTAAGCCGAAACAAAATCAAGGTCGTGCTGAGCGCGGCAATCGCATTTGGAGCCGTCGGGGGAGCTTGGATTCCCGCTTCGCAAACCGCATCGGCAGCGGTGTCGTATTCTACGCAGATTACATACGGCGTCAACATGAGGGCGCAAGCCAGCGCGGACTCGGACAAGATCCGCATGCTGAAAAAGGGCGAGAAGGTGCACGTCGTCGGCCAGGCGAACGCCTACTGGCTGCATGTGCTGACCCCGAGAGGCGAGAGCGGCTACATCTCCTCCTCCGACCGCTATTCGACCTACTCCGCTCCAGGCGGAGCTACGGGCGGAACGGCGTCGCCGGGCGTCTCCTCCAAGCGCGACCAGGTCGTCTCGATCGCTCAGAGCTATAAGGGACGAGTCAGCTATAGCTACGGCACCCGCAACGAAGCCCGCCTCCTTTTCGACTGCTCGTCGTTCACGCAGTTCGTCTACGGCAAGGCCGGCGTCAGCCTGAAGTGGGGCACGAGCGTGCAGAAAAGCCAAGGCAAGGCCGTCAGCCGCGCCAACCTGCAGAAGGGCGATCTGATCTTCTTCGATACGATCGGCTCCAACAACGGCGCGATCAACCATGTCGGCATCTACATGGGGAACGGGCAGTTCATCCACAACACGCCTTCGGCGAAAGGGGTCGCGATCAACAGCCTGACGAGCGGCTGGTGGAAAGACCGCTACGTCTCCTCGCGCAGCGTGATCTAG
- a CDS encoding response regulator transcription factor has protein sequence MRRIRVMLVEDDPFWQENISADLATETDIEVAAVCGSKEEALQAATLDRALDVVLMDINLSGNKLDGLEAVQELWPIVGKRDVKVIMLTSLKESGLILRSLQLGAVNYITKQSYKDIVRAIREAHRNAAQIHADAAGAMRTELQLMELTATEREVFELRREGLSRQQISERMHKSAHTIKSQIKSIRSKLLPFRLHPPSREADDDEG, from the coding sequence ATGCGCCGCATACGCGTCATGCTGGTGGAGGACGACCCGTTCTGGCAGGAGAACATCAGCGCCGATCTGGCCACCGAAACGGATATCGAGGTCGCCGCCGTGTGCGGAAGCAAGGAAGAAGCCCTGCAAGCGGCAACGCTTGACAGGGCTTTGGATGTCGTGCTCATGGATATCAATCTGTCGGGCAACAAGCTGGACGGACTGGAGGCGGTGCAGGAGCTGTGGCCGATCGTCGGCAAGCGCGACGTCAAGGTCATCATGCTGACGTCGCTCAAGGAAAGCGGGCTCATCCTCCGATCGCTCCAGCTCGGCGCCGTGAACTACATCACCAAGCAGAGCTATAAGGATATCGTCCGGGCGATCCGCGAGGCGCACCGGAACGCTGCCCAGATCCATGCCGACGCGGCAGGCGCGATGCGTACCGAGCTGCAGCTGATGGAGCTGACGGCGACCGAACGCGAGGTGTTCGAGCTGCGCCGGGAAGGGCTGAGCCGACAGCAGATCTCCGAGCGGATGCACAAGTCCGCCCATACGATCAAGTCCCAGATCAAGAGCATCCGCAGCAAGCTGCTGCCTTTCCGGCTTCATCCGCCTTCGCGCGAGGCGGACGACGACGAAGGCTGA
- a CDS encoding ATP-binding protein, whose translation MADAAAKPRWLPYAAVVAGTAALTAVLRLPELRMDPVNAALMYLFPVLIAAVYGGRGPAVAAAGAGILAFDFFFVPPVLSFTVADLRYLISFAVYVAVALLTSELAGRLQRQVRQAVMQQKQTAILYDISRSMSDVSDLESLVRSFRAGIGSLTGEEAVFYLPESDGRLARFGAEPAAPDEQEAELRRIVDIAARQTAGEGASIRILDGRTLLLPLTAQEERLGVLVLRGDPREPGAWPADRARCEAVAGLAAGALARIRRGEEARLAQVTAESERLRAALLDSVSHELRTPLAEMIGSSSALLESGPLFGEAERRELLVSIRGGALRMDRLVANLLGMVRLESGMLRLRQDWVGTDELVGAALRQLKEARGSRLIELCLGDPAPLLRGDPVLLEQMLVNLIGNAIKYSPDGSRVQIAAGEKDGAVWMSVRDEGIGIPAEDRDRIFQKFYRSSNAASVTGTGLGLSIAKAVAELHGGSIAAGAADGGAGAVMTVELPLGMADRDRGGSE comes from the coding sequence ATGGCAGACGCAGCCGCGAAGCCGCGCTGGCTTCCCTACGCGGCGGTCGTCGCCGGCACCGCCGCGCTGACGGCCGTGCTGCGCTTGCCCGAGCTGCGGATGGATCCGGTCAACGCGGCGCTGATGTATTTGTTTCCCGTGCTGATCGCCGCGGTCTATGGAGGACGGGGGCCGGCCGTTGCGGCTGCGGGAGCCGGCATCCTGGCGTTCGACTTCTTCTTCGTGCCGCCGGTGCTGAGCTTTACGGTGGCGGATCTGCGCTACCTGATCTCGTTCGCCGTCTACGTCGCCGTGGCTTTGCTCACGTCCGAGCTGGCCGGCCGGCTTCAGCGGCAGGTGCGGCAAGCTGTCATGCAGCAGAAGCAGACGGCGATCCTGTACGACATCAGCCGGAGCATGAGCGACGTATCGGATCTCGAGTCGCTCGTCCGGTCGTTCCGCGCCGGCATCGGCAGCCTCACCGGCGAGGAGGCGGTGTTTTATTTGCCGGAATCAGACGGTCGTCTCGCCCGCTTCGGCGCGGAGCCGGCCGCCCCGGACGAGCAGGAGGCGGAGCTGCGGCGCATCGTCGACATCGCCGCCCGGCAGACGGCCGGAGAGGGCGCCAGCATCCGCATCCTCGACGGGAGGACGCTGCTGCTGCCGCTCACGGCGCAGGAGGAGCGCCTCGGCGTGCTCGTGCTGCGCGGCGATCCGCGGGAGCCTGGAGCATGGCCGGCGGACCGCGCCCGCTGCGAGGCGGTGGCCGGACTTGCGGCCGGCGCTCTGGCGCGCATCCGCAGGGGCGAAGAAGCGCGTCTGGCGCAAGTGACGGCCGAATCGGAGCGGCTGCGCGCCGCTCTGCTCGATTCGGTGTCGCATGAGCTGAGGACGCCGCTTGCGGAGATGATCGGCTCGAGCAGCGCTTTGCTGGAATCCGGACCGCTGTTCGGGGAGGCCGAGCGCCGCGAGCTGCTCGTCTCGATCCGCGGAGGGGCTTTGCGCATGGATCGGCTCGTCGCCAACCTGCTCGGCATGGTGCGGCTGGAGAGCGGGATGCTGCGGCTGCGTCAGGATTGGGTCGGCACGGACGAGCTGGTCGGCGCCGCGCTCCGCCAGCTCAAGGAGGCTCGGGGAAGCCGCTTGATCGAGCTGTGCCTCGGCGACCCGGCCCCCTTGCTGCGGGGAGATCCGGTGCTGCTGGAGCAGATGCTCGTCAATCTGATCGGCAACGCGATCAAGTATTCGCCGGACGGCAGCCGCGTGCAGATCGCCGCCGGAGAGAAGGACGGGGCGGTATGGATGTCCGTCCGCGACGAAGGCATCGGCATTCCTGCCGAGGACAGGGACCGCATTTTTCAGAAATTCTACCGCAGCTCCAATGCCGCCTCGGTGACCGGAACAGGGCTCGGCCTGTCGATCGCCAAGGCGGTCGCCGAGCTGCATGGCGGCTCGATCGCCGCCGGCGCGGCGGATGGCGGCGCGGGAGCCGTCATGACCGTCGAGCTGCCGCTCGGCATGGCGGACCGGGATAGGGGAGGAAGCGAATGA
- the comJ gene encoding competence protein ComJ, protein MARLGSAELLVSYSQLAVSNRSLSQPYSDWTDDHVGQGFAWREGSVSFGALGDVRSLVELELGERLPEPAADAVRVIVVPFHADGSGVAVGSILSATLTAELPAGSYALQFEAFMPGEDSEGPGRYRLAFAPSESPAARIVRQDEELDPPAELVLTATAAI, encoded by the coding sequence ATAGCCCGATTAGGCTCTGCCGAACTGCTCGTATCGTACTCTCAGCTCGCCGTGTCCAACCGCAGCCTGAGCCAGCCTTACTCCGATTGGACGGACGATCACGTCGGGCAAGGCTTCGCCTGGCGAGAAGGAAGCGTCTCGTTCGGCGCGCTCGGCGACGTCCGCAGCCTCGTGGAGCTGGAGCTCGGCGAAAGGCTGCCCGAGCCGGCGGCGGACGCGGTCCGCGTCATCGTCGTGCCGTTCCATGCGGACGGCAGCGGCGTCGCTGTCGGCAGCATCCTGTCCGCCACGCTGACGGCCGAACTGCCCGCAGGATCGTACGCGCTGCAGTTCGAAGCGTTCATGCCGGGCGAGGATAGCGAAGGACCCGGCCGTTACCGCCTGGCCTTCGCGCCTTCGGAGTCGCCGGCCGCCCGCATCGTGCGCCAGGACGAGGAGCTTGATCCGCCCGCCGAGCTGGTCCTGACCGCTACAGCGGCGATATAG
- a CDS encoding phage tail assembly chaperone → MSDNRQTAVLHALLSADTRPQKDIPMKRLDVDFTIQALDGKTISRIQEQCTHFAGKGGKREKILDEEQFGALVIQKSCVVPDWTARELTDKYGTPADAIMSLLLAGEIARLSSEILEISGFGSDEEEVKN, encoded by the coding sequence ATGAGCGACAACCGCCAGACGGCCGTCCTGCATGCGCTGCTAAGCGCGGATACGAGGCCGCAGAAGGACATTCCGATGAAGAGGCTGGACGTGGACTTCACGATCCAGGCGCTCGACGGCAAGACGATCAGCCGTATCCAGGAGCAGTGCACGCACTTCGCGGGCAAAGGCGGCAAAAGGGAGAAGATCCTCGACGAGGAGCAGTTCGGCGCTCTCGTCATCCAGAAGTCATGCGTCGTGCCGGACTGGACCGCGCGCGAGCTGACGGACAAATACGGCACGCCGGCGGACGCGATCATGTCGCTGCTGCTGGCGGGCGAGATCGCGCGGCTCTCCTCCGAAATTCTGGAGATCAGCGGCTTCGGCAGCGATGAGGAAGAAGTAAAAAACTGA
- a CDS encoding glycosyltransferase, producing the protein MSLVTISLCMIVKNEEAVLGRALSSVREVVDEIVVADTGSSDRTREIASSFGAKVEPFEWIDDFAAARNFSFSLATMDYILWLDADDYVEPQDAERLLELKRTLNPDVCRVTMPYVLSRGVDGEPLSSLRRNRLVRRDCGFRWIGAVHEYLEAFGPHLDSEAAVQHDKDKAYTDRNLRIYRQRRERGEAFSVRDLYYFANELKDHGFHDEAALHYETMLRTGEGWVEDNLQACAKLAACYEALGQPELRLQAALRALAYDKPRPEGCCSIGNALLDSGSYATAAYWYEQALKAEWPATMGLSDRSAGTWYPHLQLCLCYDRLGLFAKAHEHNEAALRLYPEHPSMLHNRAYFQQAHGLTSEDGAGAEGEEREET; encoded by the coding sequence ATGAGCTTGGTTACGATCAGCCTGTGCATGATTGTCAAGAACGAGGAGGCCGTCCTCGGACGGGCGCTGTCTTCGGTCCGGGAAGTCGTCGATGAGATCGTCGTTGCGGATACGGGCTCCTCCGACCGCACGAGAGAGATCGCGTCTTCGTTCGGAGCGAAAGTGGAGCCGTTCGAGTGGATCGACGATTTTGCCGCCGCGCGGAATTTTTCCTTTTCGCTCGCGACGATGGACTATATTCTGTGGCTGGACGCCGACGACTACGTCGAGCCGCAGGATGCGGAGCGGCTGCTGGAGCTGAAGCGGACGCTGAACCCTGATGTATGCCGAGTGACGATGCCCTATGTGCTGAGCCGAGGAGTGGACGGCGAGCCGCTGTCGAGCCTGCGTCGCAACCGGCTCGTGCGCAGGGACTGCGGCTTCCGCTGGATCGGGGCGGTGCATGAGTATCTCGAAGCATTCGGACCGCATCTCGACTCCGAGGCGGCCGTGCAGCATGACAAGGACAAGGCCTATACCGACCGCAACCTGCGGATTTACCGGCAGCGGCGGGAGCGGGGGGAGGCGTTCTCCGTGCGGGACCTGTATTACTTCGCGAACGAGCTCAAGGACCACGGCTTCCACGACGAGGCGGCCCTCCATTACGAAACGATGCTGCGGACCGGAGAAGGCTGGGTCGAGGACAATCTGCAGGCATGCGCGAAGCTGGCGGCATGCTACGAGGCGCTCGGACAGCCGGAGCTGCGTCTCCAGGCCGCCCTGCGCGCGCTCGCTTACGACAAGCCGCGTCCCGAAGGCTGCTGCTCGATCGGCAACGCCTTGTTGGACAGCGGCAGCTACGCCACCGCGGCTTATTGGTACGAACAGGCGCTGAAGGCGGAGTGGCCGGCGACGATGGGCTTGTCCGACCGGTCGGCCGGGACCTGGTACCCGCATCTGCAGCTATGCCTGTGCTACGACCGCCTCGGACTGTTCGCCAAGGCCCACGAGCACAACGAAGCCGCGTTGCGCCTGTATCCGGAGCACCCGAGCATGCTGCACAATCGGGCCTATTTTCAACAGGCGCATGGCTTGACGAGCGAGGATGGCGCAGGAGCGGAAGGAGAGGAAAGAGAGGAAACATAA
- a CDS encoding ribonuclease domain-containing protein, with protein sequence MKSVVRLIASISLVLALVLGSVQPLGLTSVPSAAAAASGPTDFAGIISYLKANGKLPPNFLTKSQATSRGWVSSQCNLATVAPGYSIGGDTFQNREGKLPAASGRTWKEADAYYTSGCRNASRVLYSSDGLYYTTSDHYVTFKKWS encoded by the coding sequence ATGAAAAGCGTCGTCCGTCTCATCGCCAGCATCTCCCTCGTCCTCGCGCTCGTCCTCGGCAGCGTACAGCCCCTCGGGCTGACATCCGTCCCGTCCGCCGCGGCCGCGGCATCCGGACCGACAGACTTCGCCGGCATCATCTCTTATTTGAAGGCGAACGGCAAGCTGCCCCCGAACTTCCTGACGAAAAGCCAGGCGACGAGCCGCGGCTGGGTATCGAGCCAGTGCAATCTGGCGACCGTCGCTCCCGGCTACAGCATCGGCGGCGACACGTTCCAGAACCGCGAGGGCAAGCTGCCCGCCGCGAGCGGCCGCACGTGGAAGGAAGCCGACGCGTATTACACCTCCGGATGCCGGAACGCTTCCCGCGTCCTCTATTCGAGCGACGGCCTGTACTACACGACAAGCGACCATTACGTCACCTTCAAAAAGTGGAGCTGA
- a CDS encoding NucA/NucB deoxyribonuclease domain-containing protein, which translates to MWKRKIGWGLVAMLAFLAVLFPGASVRTEAAAGYDAVIYFPYNRYPLTGDHIRDAIAAGHSAICTIDRAGADANRKESLKGIPTKSGYDRDEWPMAMCAEGGAGADVRYVPSSDNRGAGAWVGNQLSPYANGKRIKFVMSYAS; encoded by the coding sequence ATGTGGAAACGCAAGATCGGCTGGGGGCTTGTCGCGATGCTCGCCTTCCTGGCCGTGCTGTTTCCGGGGGCTTCCGTCCGGACCGAGGCCGCTGCCGGGTATGACGCCGTCATCTATTTTCCGTACAACCGCTACCCGCTGACCGGCGACCATATCCGCGACGCGATCGCGGCCGGGCACTCGGCGATCTGCACGATCGACCGCGCCGGCGCGGACGCGAACCGCAAGGAGTCGCTCAAGGGCATCCCGACCAAGAGCGGCTATGACCGCGACGAGTGGCCGATGGCGATGTGCGCCGAAGGCGGCGCCGGCGCGGACGTGCGCTACGTGCCGTCCTCCGACAACCGCGGAGCCGGGGCTTGGGTCGGCAACCAGCTTTCTCCGTACGCGAACGGCAAGCGGATCAAGTTCGTCATGTCGTACGCCAGCTGA
- a CDS encoding phage tail tube protein has translation MLDPTRIINGAYGYVYHDGKWLTNIKSAEANVEISKEEVKRAGTRWTAHKVTGLSGTGTISGYKVTSEFAERIGTIADDKKGSFITELILKLEDPESYGAYRVRLKGVTFDKIPLLNYEVGSLVEEELPFSFTGYELLDKLTPDED, from the coding sequence ATGCTGGATCCGACACGCATCATCAACGGCGCCTACGGCTACGTGTACCACGACGGCAAGTGGCTGACGAACATCAAGTCCGCGGAAGCGAACGTGGAGATATCCAAGGAAGAAGTGAAGCGCGCCGGAACGCGCTGGACCGCGCACAAGGTGACCGGCCTTAGCGGCACCGGCACGATCAGCGGCTACAAGGTGACCTCCGAGTTCGCAGAGCGCATCGGCACGATCGCGGACGACAAGAAGGGCAGCTTCATCACCGAGCTGATCCTCAAGCTGGAGGACCCCGAGTCGTACGGCGCTTACCGCGTCCGCCTGAAGGGCGTGACGTTCGACAAGATTCCGCTGCTGAATTACGAGGTCGGCTCGCTCGTCGAGGAGGAGCTGCCGTTCAGCTTCACCGGCTATGAGCTCCTCGACAAGCTGACGCCGGATGAGGACTAA
- a CDS encoding sensor histidine kinase, translated as MTILYLFMFLSLWTLGLTFLAFNFRRNFWIALTMLCGGMSSCAFSIHLTILPRIQPLGWLTPEAEAFLYQTSVFMMTVYLYLFPAITSLGALWMGGVESRRLRLLIASALLLPAVLNLLRHLEQDPWNVFVFEEQRLLVGFHLAVAVFFFFFAYWRDGSMYSLNNKKRVAWLFSIAVVWAYVTDFLGMKRLELRMWEFRLESNNLWQLNVIMIFSLVGAILYQLIRNGFLGIKLRIERDRRSYSMRTITMGVSILNHSIKNEIQKIDYLIEKASGMLKEGDKESSLHSLRQIGGVTSHLLSMVESIREKSDDIVLRESAVEVREILENALGPMRSQLAARGTRLEASIEDGKLTGDRMHLQETVSNLLHNAAEAVAGKEGIISVRAFSTRKRFIIEVRDNGAGIDPEHAARILEPFYSTKKNASNHGLGLSYCAQVVQKHGGSIVFPPVEPGSGAIVQLQLAASRFKAHPPPSPAVEPLRQPSSSSASREGG; from the coding sequence TTGACGATCCTGTATCTGTTCATGTTTTTATCGTTGTGGACGCTCGGATTGACCTTTCTTGCCTTCAACTTCCGCCGCAATTTCTGGATCGCGCTGACGATGCTGTGCGGCGGGATGTCCAGCTGCGCCTTCTCCATCCATTTGACGATCCTGCCGCGCATCCAGCCGCTCGGCTGGCTGACGCCGGAGGCGGAGGCGTTCCTCTACCAGACAAGCGTTTTCATGATGACGGTCTATCTATACCTCTTCCCGGCGATCACCTCGCTCGGCGCGCTCTGGATGGGCGGCGTCGAGTCCCGTCGCTTGCGGCTGCTGATCGCGTCCGCGCTGCTGCTGCCCGCCGTCCTGAACCTGCTGCGCCATCTCGAGCAGGACCCGTGGAACGTCTTTGTCTTCGAGGAGCAGCGGCTGCTTGTCGGCTTCCACCTGGCCGTGGCCGTATTCTTCTTCTTTTTCGCCTATTGGCGGGACGGGAGCATGTACAGCCTGAACAACAAGAAGCGTGTCGCCTGGCTGTTCTCCATCGCGGTCGTCTGGGCCTACGTAACCGATTTCCTCGGCATGAAGCGGCTGGAGCTCCGCATGTGGGAGTTCCGGCTGGAGAGCAACAACCTGTGGCAGCTGAACGTCATCATGATCTTCAGCCTCGTCGGGGCGATACTGTACCAGCTCATCCGCAACGGCTTCCTCGGCATCAAGCTGCGCATCGAGCGCGATCGCCGCAGCTACTCCATGCGTACGATCACGATGGGGGTCTCGATCCTCAACCACTCCATTAAGAACGAGATCCAGAAGATCGACTACTTGATCGAGAAGGCCTCCGGCATGCTGAAGGAAGGGGACAAGGAGAGTTCGCTCCACTCGCTTCGGCAGATCGGCGGCGTCACGTCGCATCTGCTCTCGATGGTGGAGAGCATCCGGGAAAAGTCCGACGACATCGTCCTGCGCGAATCCGCCGTCGAAGTGAGGGAGATTCTCGAAAATGCTCTCGGTCCGATGCGGTCGCAGCTGGCGGCGCGCGGAACGCGGCTCGAGGCGAGCATCGAGGACGGAAAGCTGACGGGCGACCGCATGCATCTGCAGGAGACGGTGTCGAATCTGCTGCATAACGCTGCCGAAGCCGTCGCGGGCAAGGAGGGAATCATATCCGTGCGCGCGTTCTCGACGCGCAAGCGGTTCATCATCGAAGTGAGGGACAACGGAGCGGGCATCGACCCCGAACATGCGGCGCGCATCCTGGAACCGTTCTATTCGACCAAGAAAAACGCCTCCAACCACGGCCTGGGCCTGTCCTACTGCGCTCAGGTCGTCCAGAAGCACGGAGGGTCGATCGTATTCCCGCCCGTCGAGCCTGGCAGCGGCGCGATCGTCCAGCTGCAGCTGGCGGCGTCCCGATTCAAGGCGCATCCGCCGCCAAGTCCAGCCGTGGAGCCGCTCCGTCAGCCTTCGTCGTCGTCCGCCTCGCGCGAAGGCGGATGA
- a CDS encoding phage tail sheath subtilisin-like domain-containing protein, which yields MGGTWDTASLPARPGLYINFVNAAAAVIKGGARGTVALPLLKYGMAAKEKFYTIEKPAEAVELFGEADAAPVLLVLQGGAREVLVYTMTPPTGEGDALKASRAKSFLSMRDQLEARPFNVFVYPSEVEASEVDLTLAWIRSSRKDGKHFLAVFGGTRDEDKDPALGNARSVKLKDDYAVNLITGAEAGGKSYSSGEYAPYVAGLIAGTGINKSITYAQVSATDALRRLKNSEIGAALEKGSLALVHDGEKVKIEQGLVTSGAKIRTIRSRQAVATDIPKTAADSYIGKLDNNADGQAALISAVKAYLERLELASVLTNIEAGLDPERKSEGDNVYLRISYTEIDSMERIFLTIEV from the coding sequence ATGGGCGGTACATGGGATACGGCGAGCCTGCCGGCGCGTCCGGGACTGTATATCAATTTCGTGAATGCGGCTGCGGCCGTCATCAAAGGAGGAGCCCGCGGCACGGTCGCGCTGCCGCTGCTGAAATACGGCATGGCCGCGAAGGAGAAGTTCTACACGATCGAAAAGCCGGCCGAGGCGGTCGAGCTGTTCGGCGAGGCGGATGCGGCGCCGGTGCTGCTCGTCCTGCAGGGAGGAGCCCGCGAAGTCCTCGTCTACACGATGACGCCTCCGACGGGAGAGGGCGACGCGCTCAAGGCTTCCCGGGCCAAAAGCTTCCTCTCGATGCGCGACCAGCTGGAGGCGAGGCCGTTCAACGTCTTCGTCTACCCGTCGGAGGTGGAGGCGTCGGAGGTCGATCTGACGCTGGCATGGATCCGCAGCAGCCGCAAGGACGGCAAGCACTTCCTCGCCGTATTCGGAGGCACGAGGGACGAGGACAAAGACCCGGCGCTCGGCAATGCCCGCAGCGTCAAGCTGAAGGACGACTATGCGGTCAATCTCATCACCGGCGCGGAAGCGGGCGGCAAGTCCTACTCCTCCGGCGAATACGCGCCGTATGTCGCCGGCCTGATCGCCGGCACCGGCATCAACAAGTCGATCACGTACGCCCAGGTGTCCGCGACCGACGCGCTGCGGCGGCTGAAGAACAGCGAGATCGGGGCGGCGCTCGAAAAAGGCTCGCTCGCGCTCGTCCATGACGGGGAGAAGGTCAAGATCGAGCAGGGGCTCGTCACGAGCGGAGCCAAGATCCGCACGATCCGGTCGCGCCAGGCGGTCGCGACAGACATTCCGAAGACGGCGGCGGACAGCTACATCGGCAAGCTCGACAACAACGCCGACGGCCAGGCGGCGCTCATTTCCGCCGTGAAGGCGTACCTCGAGCGGCTGGAGCTGGCCAGCGTGCTGACGAACATCGAGGCCGGACTCGATCCGGAGCGCAAGTCCGAGGGCGACAACGTCTACCTGCGCATCTCCTACACGGAGATCGACAGCATGGAGCGCATTTTCCTGACCATCGAGGTCTGA